One region of Oryza sativa Japonica Group chromosome 5, ASM3414082v1 genomic DNA includes:
- the LOC136356654 gene encoding uncharacterized protein — MAFDGALNSQGAGAGFILTSPSGDQFKHAIHLNFRATNNTAEYEGLLAGIRAAAVLGVKRLIVKGDSELVANQVHKDYKCSNPELSKYLAEVRKLEKRFDGIKVRHVYRKDNIEPDDLARRASRREPLEPGTFLDILTKPSVKEVSGEVSPDTPDVSSEATKAERTVADIETTDD, encoded by the coding sequence atggcgttcgatggtgcactcaacagccaaggagcaggggcaggatttatCTTGACATCTCCCTCCGGAGACCAATTCAagcacgcaatccacctcaacttcagggcgaccaataacacagccgaatacgagggactactcgccgggataagagctgcagctgTACTTGGGGTCAAGCGACTAATCGTCAAAGGGGACTCCgagctagtcgcgaaccaggtgcataaagattataaatgctctaaccccgagttatccaagtatcttgcagaagtcaggaagctagagaaaaggttcgatgggatcaAAGTCCGACACGTCTACCGCAAAGACAACATCGAGCCAGATGACCTAGCACgacgtgcgtccagacgagaaccGCTCGAGCCCGGCACTTTTTTGGACATCCTGACGAAGCCATCAGTGAAAGAAGTTAGCGGCGAAGTTAGCCCGGACACCCCCGACGTTAGCTCGGAGGCCACAAAGGCAGAACGCAccgttgccgatatcgagaccacagacgactga